GTGCTACCTGGTGCCCGGCAACCACGACACGCGTGGGCCGTTGCTTGATGCGTTCCGCGATCACCGCTACTTACCGGTCTCGGCAGACGGGCCTTTGGACTGGGTGGTGGACGAGCATCCGCTGCGCCTGATCGGCCTCGACTCCACCATTCCCGGCGGTCACGGCGGCCAGTTGCTCGACAGCCAATTGCAGTGGCTCGATGCGCAGTTGGCGTTGCGCCCTGATGCACCCACGTTGCTGATCCTGCATCACCCGCCGTTCATCAGTGGCATCGGCCATATGGACCGCGAACCCTTTATCAACGCTGCAGGTTTGGAGCGTGTAGTCGCCCGTCATCCGCAAGTGGAGCGCCTGCTGTGCGGGCACTTGCACCGTCCGATGCAGCGGCGCTTCGGCGGTAGCTTGAGTTGTGTCTGCCCCGGCACTTCGCACCAGATCGTGCTGGATTTGCAAGAAGCGGCGCCCGCGCATTTCAACCTGGAGCCGGCGGGCTATTTGCTGCATCGCTGGGACGCGCAGCAAGGTTTGATCAGCCACAACGGTGTGTTCGGGAACTACCCCGGCCCGTATCCGTTTTATGACGCGCATGGATTGATTGACTGAAGGTGTACGGAGGTTCTTTCGCTCAACTAAGACCCTGATCGTGAGTTAACGCACCGGCCAACCCGAGTTTGGCCGTGTGCTTCCTGCTGCCCATTTTTGCGCCTGGAACTTGGATTCCGCGCCGGAGTTCGTCCTGATGAAAGCCACTTTGAATGTTTTAAGCGTATTGACCGGCAGCCTGGGCATTGCCCTGAGCCCCTTGGCCTCGGCTGATTTTTTGAGCGACAGCAAAGCCAACTTGAGCATGCGCAACTTCTACTTCAACAACGACAACCGTGACGGTACCGCCGCACCCTCGAAGACCGAGGAATGGGGGCAGGCGTTTATCCTCAACTACCAATCCGGGTTTACCGACGGCACTGTCGGTTTCGGCCTGGACGCGATTGGCATGCTCGGTGTGACCCTCGACAGCAGCGCCGGCCGCCACGTGGGCAGCTCGATGATCCCCAACGACGACGGCAAGGCCACCGATAACTGGGCCCGTGGCGGCGCGACGGCCAAGGCCCGCTTCGCCCTGACCGAACTGCGCTACGGCTACCTGCGCCCGAACCTGCCGATCCTTGTGAGCAACGATGGCCGGCTGTTGCCGCAGTCTTTTGAGGGCGGCCAGATCACCAGCAAGGACATCGACAACCTGACCCTGATCGGCGGCCAGTTGCAGCACACCACCGGTCGTGGCTCCAGCGACCGTAGCGGCCTGGCAGCGGCGGGCGGCACTCAGGAAAGCAATAAATTCAACTACGCCGGTGCCGATTACCAAGTGAACAAGGACCTGCTGGTCCAGTACTACTACGCCAACCTCGAAGATTATTACCAACAGCACTTCGCCGGTTTGATCCATGTATTACCGTTGGGCGACTACGGCTCATTGAAGACCGACCTGCGCTACTTCAAGACCACTTCCGATGGCAGAACAGCAACGCCGCTGGCCGTGCCGAAGGCTACAAATTCAGCGGCTATACCAAGAACGGCAACGGTGAAATCGACAACAACACCTGGAGCGCGGCGTTCATCTACTCCCTGGGCCCGCACGCGATCACTGCCGGCTACCAGCAAGTGTCGGATGACAGTAACTTCGCCCAGCTCAACCAGGGCGGCCTGGTGAATAAAGGCGAGGGCGGCTCCAGCCTGTACCTCTACACCGACCGTACCGTGCAGACCTTCATCCAGGCCGGCGAGCGCACAGCGTTTGCGCAATATGCCTACGACTTTGCCGCGCTGGGCGTGCCGGGCTTGAAAGCGTCGGTGATGTACTTGAAGGGTGACCATATCCTCACCACCAGCGGCAGTGATGCCAGCGAATGGGAGCGGGATATTTCCCTGGACTATGTGGTGCAGAGCGGCACGTTCAAGAACGTCGGGTTTGGCTGGCGTAACGGCGTGTCCCGCAGTGAGGTGGCCAGGGACCAGGATCAGAACCGGGTGTTTGTGAACTATTCGATTCCGTTGATGTAAGCCACCTGAGAGTACGGGCCTCGATAGGGTCCGGGGTCTATGTTGGTTAGGGGAAAGCGCCCCTGTGGGAGCTGTGGAGCTTTAGCGAGGCTGCGAAGGCGTCGGCAGGGGCGATATATGTGTTGCCTGGGACACCGCTATCGCAGGCAAGCCAGCTCCCACATTTGGTCTGTGTTGGCAGGTAAGGAGTGTTCGGCTACACATCCCACCGGCACCACCAAACGCTGTCAGGTATTGGTCTTGAGCTTGGTCCACAACCGCGTCGCCAACCGCGCGATGGCGGGTGGCAGGTCTTCGACGATGAACAGCTTGTCCATCACGCTTTTCGGCGGGTAGATCGCCAGGTCCTGTTTCACCGCCGGGGTGAGGAACTCATCGGCAGCGCTGTTGGGGTTGGCGTAGTGGATGCTGTTGCTGATGTTGGCGATCACCTTAGGGTCGAGCAGGTAGTTCATGTAGGCGTAGGCGTTCTTTTCATGAGGCGCGGCCTTGGGCATCACGACCATGTCCAGCCACAGCGTGGAGCCTTCTTCGGGAATGGAGTAGGCGATGTCGATACCGTTCTTGGCTTCCTTCGCACTGGCCGCCGCTTGCACCACGTCGCCGTTGAAGCCGATCACTGCGCAGATATTGCCGTTGGCCAGGTCGCTGATGTACTTCGATGCATGGAAATACTGAATGTACGGCCGGATCTTCAACAGCGCCTGCTCGGCCTTTTTGTAGTCGGCGGGCTCGTGGCTGTGGTGGGGCAGGCCCAGGTAGTTGAGGGTGATAGGCAGGATCTGCGTGGGGTTGTCGATGATTGCCACGCCGCAGGTGCTGAGCTTCTTGATCGTGTCTTCATCGAAAAACATCTTCCAGGAGCGGGTCACGTCGGTGTTGCCAAAGATCGCCTTGATCTTCTCGACGTTGTAGCCAATGCCCGCCGTGCCCCACATATACGGGAAGCCGTACCGGTTGCCGGGGTCGTTGGTCTCGAGTTTTGCATCAGCACCGGATCGAGGTTTTTCCAGTTCGGCAACTGGCTGCGGTCGAGTTTCTGGATCGCCCCGGCCTTGATCAGCCGTGACAGGAAGTGGTTCGAAGGGCTGACCACGTCGTAGCCGGTGTTGCCGGTCATCA
The Pseudomonas poae DNA segment above includes these coding regions:
- a CDS encoding phosphodiesterase, with product MNRPFLVAQISDLHLKAGQRLTYGVVDTLGALRRAVDHLNASHPRPDIVVISGDLVDFGRADEYAVLHPELARLHMPCYLVPGNHDTRGPLLDAFRDHRYLPVSADGPLDWVVDEHPLRLIGLDSTIPGGHGGQLLDSQLQWLDAQLALRPDAPTLLILHHPPFISGIGHMDREPFINAAGLERVVARHPQVERLLCGHLHRPMQRRFGGSLSCVCPGTSHQIVLDLQEAAPAHFNLEPAGYLLHRWDAQQGLISHNGVFGNYPGPYPFYDAHGLID